From Sparus aurata chromosome 9, fSpaAur1.1, whole genome shotgun sequence, a single genomic window includes:
- the galnt13 gene encoding polypeptide N-acetylgalactosaminyltransferase 13 isoform X3 produces MRRFVYCKVVLTTSLVWVLVDVFLLLYFSECNKCDDRKDRSLLPALRAVISRSHEGPGEMGKAVNIPKDDQEKMKELFKINQFNLMASDMIALNRSLPDVRLDGCKTKVYTDDLPNTSIVIVFHNEAWSTLLRTVHSVINRSPRHLLVEVIMVDDASERDFLKKKLENYVRTLEVPVRILRMEQRSGLIRARLRGAAATKGQVITFLDAHCECTIGWLEPLLARIKEDRTAVVCPIIDVISDETFEYMAGSDMTYGGFNWKLNFRWYPVPQREMDRRKGDRTLPVRTPTMAGGLFSIDKTYFEEIGSYDPGMDIWGGENLEMSFRIWQCGGSLEIVTCSHVGHVFRKATPYSFPGGTGQVINKNNRRLAEVWMDDFKDFFYIISPGVMRVDYGDVSSRKALREALQCKPFSWYLENVYPDSQIPRRYYSLGEIRNVETNQCVDNMGRKENEKVGFFNCHGMGGNQVFSYTADKEIRTDDLCLDVSRLNGPVVMLKCHHMRGNQMFEYDAERLTLLHVNSNQCLDMPSEEDKMVPTLRDCNDSRSQQWLLRNMTLSV; encoded by the exons CGGTGATATCTAGGAGTCACGAAGGTCCGGGGGAGATGGGCAAGGCGGTGAACATCCCCAAGGACGACCAGGAGAAAATGAAGGAGCTCTTTAAGATCAACCAGTTCAATCTGATGGCCAGCGACATGATTGCACTGAACAGGAGTCTGCCAGACGTGAGGTTGGATGG CTGTAAGACCAAGGTGTATACAGACGACCTACCAAACACCAGCATCGTCATCGTGTTTCACAACGAGGCGTGGAGCACCCTGCTGCGGACAGTTCACAGCGTCATCAACCGCTCTCCCAGACACTTACTGGTGGAGGTCATAATGGTTGACGATGCCAGTGAGCGAG ACTTcctgaagaagaagctggagaACTACGTGAGGACACTGGAGGTGCCGGTGAGGATCCTGAGGATGGAGCAGCGTTCAGGTCTAATCAGAGCCAGGTTGAGGGGGGCAGCGGCCACCAAAGGCCAAGTCATCACCTTCCTGGACGCTCACTGCGAGTGTACCATTGGCTGGCTGGAGCCCCTGCTGGCACGCATCAAAGAAGACAG GACGGCAGTGGTGTGCCCCATCATCGATGTGATCAGCGACGAGACGTTTGAGTACATGGCAGGCTCAGATATGACCTACGGTGGATTCAACTGGAAGCTGAACTTCCGCTGGTACCCTGTTCCCCAGCGGGAGATGGATCGACGCAAGGGGGACAGAACACTTCCTGTCAG GACTCCCACCATGGCAGGAGGGTTGTTCTCTATAGACAAAACATACTTTGAAGAAATTGGAAGCTACGATCCAGGGATGGATATCTGGGGAGGAGAGAACCTGGAAATGTCTTTTAGA ATCTGGCAGTGCGGCGGCTCGTTAGAAATTGTTACATGTTCTCACGTCGGCCATGTTTTCCGGAAGGCCACCCCGTACAGCTTCCCTGGAGGAACGGGCCAAGTCATCAACAAGAACAACAGACGCCTGGCTGAAGTCTGGATGGATGATTTCAAAGATTTCTTCTATATCATATCACCAG GCGTGATGCGGGTGGACTACGGAGACGTCTCTTCCCGTAAAGCCCTCCGGGAGGCCTTGCAGTGCAAACCTTTTTCCTGGTATCTAGAGAACGTCTACCCAGACTCCCAGATCCCGAGAAGATACTACTCACTTGGTGAA ATCAGAAATGTCGAGACCAACCAGTGTGTGGACAACATGGGGAGGAAGGAGAACGAGAAAGTCGGCTTCTTCAACTGTCACGGCATGGGTGGAAACCAG GTGTTCTCATACACAGCGGATAAAGAAATTAGGACGGACGACCTCTGTCTGGACGTATCCCGCCTCAACGGACCTGTCGTCATGCTCAAGTGTCACCACATGAGGGGCAATCAGATGTTCGAGTATGATGCCGAG CGACTCACACTGCTGCACGTGAACAGCAACCAGTGTCTGGACATGCCGTCTGAGGAGGACAAGATGGTGCCCACCCTGAGAGACTGCAACGACAGCCGCTCTCAGCAGTGGCTGCTCCGTAACATGACCCTGAGCGTCTGA
- the galnt13 gene encoding polypeptide N-acetylgalactosaminyltransferase 13 isoform X2, which yields MRRFVYCKVVLTTSLVWVLVDVFLLLYFSECNKCDDRKDRSLLPALRAVISRSHEGPGEMGKAVNIPKDDQEKMKELFKINQFNLMASDMIALNRSLPDVRLDGCKTKVYTDDLPNTSIVIVFHNEAWSTLLRTVHSVINRSPRHLLVEVIMVDDASERDFLKKKLENYVRTLEVPVRILRMEQRSGLIRARLRGAAATKGQVITFLDAHCECTIGWLEPLLARIKEDRTAVVCPIIDVISDETFEYMAGSDMTYGGFNWKLNFRWYPVPQREMDRRKGDRTLPVRTPTMAGGLFSIDKTYFEEIGSYDPGMDIWGGENLEMSFRIWQCGGSLEIVTCSHVGHVFRKATPYSFPGGTGQVINKNNRRLAEVWMDDFKDFFYIISPGVMRVDYGDVSSRKALREALQCKPFSWYLENVYPDSQIPRRYYSLGEIRNVETNQCVDNMGRKENEKVGFFNCHGMGGNQVFSYTADKEIRTDDLCLDVSRLNGPVVMLKCHHMRGNQMFEYDAEKHTFLHIITQSCLTISRLEDGTYGPTVEYCNNRPVQNWILHNYTRLEVARRLYFSPTDYFL from the exons CGGTGATATCTAGGAGTCACGAAGGTCCGGGGGAGATGGGCAAGGCGGTGAACATCCCCAAGGACGACCAGGAGAAAATGAAGGAGCTCTTTAAGATCAACCAGTTCAATCTGATGGCCAGCGACATGATTGCACTGAACAGGAGTCTGCCAGACGTGAGGTTGGATGG CTGTAAGACCAAGGTGTATACAGACGACCTACCAAACACCAGCATCGTCATCGTGTTTCACAACGAGGCGTGGAGCACCCTGCTGCGGACAGTTCACAGCGTCATCAACCGCTCTCCCAGACACTTACTGGTGGAGGTCATAATGGTTGACGATGCCAGTGAGCGAG ACTTcctgaagaagaagctggagaACTACGTGAGGACACTGGAGGTGCCGGTGAGGATCCTGAGGATGGAGCAGCGTTCAGGTCTAATCAGAGCCAGGTTGAGGGGGGCAGCGGCCACCAAAGGCCAAGTCATCACCTTCCTGGACGCTCACTGCGAGTGTACCATTGGCTGGCTGGAGCCCCTGCTGGCACGCATCAAAGAAGACAG GACGGCAGTGGTGTGCCCCATCATCGATGTGATCAGCGACGAGACGTTTGAGTACATGGCAGGCTCAGATATGACCTACGGTGGATTCAACTGGAAGCTGAACTTCCGCTGGTACCCTGTTCCCCAGCGGGAGATGGATCGACGCAAGGGGGACAGAACACTTCCTGTCAG GACTCCCACCATGGCAGGAGGGTTGTTCTCTATAGACAAAACATACTTTGAAGAAATTGGAAGCTACGATCCAGGGATGGATATCTGGGGAGGAGAGAACCTGGAAATGTCTTTTAGA ATCTGGCAGTGCGGCGGCTCGTTAGAAATTGTTACATGTTCTCACGTCGGCCATGTTTTCCGGAAGGCCACCCCGTACAGCTTCCCTGGAGGAACGGGCCAAGTCATCAACAAGAACAACAGACGCCTGGCTGAAGTCTGGATGGATGATTTCAAAGATTTCTTCTATATCATATCACCAG GCGTGATGCGGGTGGACTACGGAGACGTCTCTTCCCGTAAAGCCCTCCGGGAGGCCTTGCAGTGCAAACCTTTTTCCTGGTATCTAGAGAACGTCTACCCAGACTCCCAGATCCCGAGAAGATACTACTCACTTGGTGAA ATCAGAAATGTCGAGACCAACCAGTGTGTGGACAACATGGGGAGGAAGGAGAACGAGAAAGTCGGCTTCTTCAACTGTCACGGCATGGGTGGAAACCAG GTGTTCTCATACACAGCGGATAAAGAAATTAGGACGGACGACCTCTGTCTGGACGTATCCCGCCTCAACGGACCTGTCGTCATGCTCAAGTGTCACCACATGAGGGGCAATCAGATGTTCGAGTATGATGCCGAG AAGCACACCTTCCTCCACATCATCACCCAATCATGTCTGACCATCAGCCGTCTGGAGGACGGCACCTACGGACCCACAGTGGAGTACTGTAACAACCGTCCCGTACAGAACTGGATCCTCCACAACTACACCCGTCTGGAGGTGGCCAGACGCCTCTACTTCAGCCCcactgattattttctctaA
- the galnt13 gene encoding polypeptide N-acetylgalactosaminyltransferase 13 isoform X1 encodes MRRFVYCKVVLTTSLVWVLVDVFLLLYFSECNKCDDRKDRSLLPALRAVISRSHEGPGEMGKAVNIPKDDQEKMKELFKINQFNLMASDMIALNRSLPDVRLDGCKTKVYTDDLPNTSIVIVFHNEAWSTLLRTVHSVINRSPRHLLVEVIMVDDASERDFLKKKLENYVRTLEVPVRILRMEQRSGLIRARLRGAAATKGQVITFLDAHCECTIGWLEPLLARIKEDRTAVVCPIIDVISDETFEYMAGSDMTYGGFNWKLNFRWYPVPQREMDRRKGDRTLPVRTPTMAGGLFSIDKTYFEEIGSYDPGMDIWGGENLEMSFRIWQCGGSLEIVTCSHVGHVFRKATPYSFPGGTGQVINKNNRRLAEVWMDDFKDFFYIISPGVMRVDYGDVSSRKALREALQCKPFSWYLENVYPDSQIPRRYYSLGEIRNVETNQCVDNMGRKENEKVGFFNCHGMGGNQVFSYTADKEIRTDDLCLDVSRLNGPVVMLKCHHMRGNQMFEYDAEYVGKWEYDFEKHTFLHIITQSCLTISRLEDGTYGPTVEYCNNRPVQNWILHNYTRLEVARRLYFSPTDYFL; translated from the exons CGGTGATATCTAGGAGTCACGAAGGTCCGGGGGAGATGGGCAAGGCGGTGAACATCCCCAAGGACGACCAGGAGAAAATGAAGGAGCTCTTTAAGATCAACCAGTTCAATCTGATGGCCAGCGACATGATTGCACTGAACAGGAGTCTGCCAGACGTGAGGTTGGATGG CTGTAAGACCAAGGTGTATACAGACGACCTACCAAACACCAGCATCGTCATCGTGTTTCACAACGAGGCGTGGAGCACCCTGCTGCGGACAGTTCACAGCGTCATCAACCGCTCTCCCAGACACTTACTGGTGGAGGTCATAATGGTTGACGATGCCAGTGAGCGAG ACTTcctgaagaagaagctggagaACTACGTGAGGACACTGGAGGTGCCGGTGAGGATCCTGAGGATGGAGCAGCGTTCAGGTCTAATCAGAGCCAGGTTGAGGGGGGCAGCGGCCACCAAAGGCCAAGTCATCACCTTCCTGGACGCTCACTGCGAGTGTACCATTGGCTGGCTGGAGCCCCTGCTGGCACGCATCAAAGAAGACAG GACGGCAGTGGTGTGCCCCATCATCGATGTGATCAGCGACGAGACGTTTGAGTACATGGCAGGCTCAGATATGACCTACGGTGGATTCAACTGGAAGCTGAACTTCCGCTGGTACCCTGTTCCCCAGCGGGAGATGGATCGACGCAAGGGGGACAGAACACTTCCTGTCAG GACTCCCACCATGGCAGGAGGGTTGTTCTCTATAGACAAAACATACTTTGAAGAAATTGGAAGCTACGATCCAGGGATGGATATCTGGGGAGGAGAGAACCTGGAAATGTCTTTTAGA ATCTGGCAGTGCGGCGGCTCGTTAGAAATTGTTACATGTTCTCACGTCGGCCATGTTTTCCGGAAGGCCACCCCGTACAGCTTCCCTGGAGGAACGGGCCAAGTCATCAACAAGAACAACAGACGCCTGGCTGAAGTCTGGATGGATGATTTCAAAGATTTCTTCTATATCATATCACCAG GCGTGATGCGGGTGGACTACGGAGACGTCTCTTCCCGTAAAGCCCTCCGGGAGGCCTTGCAGTGCAAACCTTTTTCCTGGTATCTAGAGAACGTCTACCCAGACTCCCAGATCCCGAGAAGATACTACTCACTTGGTGAA ATCAGAAATGTCGAGACCAACCAGTGTGTGGACAACATGGGGAGGAAGGAGAACGAGAAAGTCGGCTTCTTCAACTGTCACGGCATGGGTGGAAACCAG GTGTTCTCATACACAGCGGATAAAGAAATTAGGACGGACGACCTCTGTCTGGACGTATCCCGCCTCAACGGACCTGTCGTCATGCTCAAGTGTCACCACATGAGGGGCAATCAGATGTTCGAGTATGATGCCGAG TATGTTGGCAAGTGGGAATATGATTTCGAG AAGCACACCTTCCTCCACATCATCACCCAATCATGTCTGACCATCAGCCGTCTGGAGGACGGCACCTACGGACCCACAGTGGAGTACTGTAACAACCGTCCCGTACAGAACTGGATCCTCCACAACTACACCCGTCTGGAGGTGGCCAGACGCCTCTACTTCAGCCCcactgattattttctctaA